One stretch of Aquimarina sp. Aq107 DNA includes these proteins:
- a CDS encoding hydroxymethylpyrimidine/phosphomethylpyrimidine kinase: MQNRPNVLTIAGFDPSSGAGLTADIKAFEALKCYGIAVCTANTIQNDKDFEVCHWIEEQIIKDQIEVLLKRFKIDYVKIGIIQNWKVLLDITNFLLEKNSNMKIVLDPVLKSSSAYDFHALSIVAPEFEEILDKIYLLTPNYSEIKAFYPDKTIEETIQHISNKTNVLLKGGHREEMLGKDELFTKQGTCFVLNPKNKNMTEKHGSGCVLSSAITAYLSQGFPLLKSCYRGKRYIEKVLSSNTSLLGYHKF, translated from the coding sequence ATGCAAAATCGTCCTAATGTACTTACAATTGCCGGTTTTGACCCTTCTTCGGGAGCGGGATTAACAGCAGACATTAAAGCTTTTGAAGCTTTAAAATGTTATGGAATAGCGGTTTGTACGGCAAATACTATTCAGAATGACAAAGATTTTGAGGTATGTCATTGGATCGAAGAACAAATTATAAAGGATCAGATAGAAGTTTTATTGAAAAGATTTAAGATTGATTATGTAAAAATCGGGATTATCCAAAATTGGAAAGTACTTCTTGATATTACTAACTTTCTTTTAGAGAAGAATAGTAATATGAAAATTGTCTTAGATCCAGTTTTGAAATCAAGTTCGGCTTATGATTTTCATGCGCTTTCAATTGTAGCACCTGAATTCGAAGAGATATTAGATAAAATATATCTTTTGACTCCAAATTATAGTGAAATTAAGGCTTTTTATCCTGATAAAACTATTGAAGAAACGATACAACATATTTCTAATAAAACGAATGTATTGCTAAAAGGAGGCCATCGAGAAGAAATGCTGGGAAAAGACGAATTATTTACCAAACAGGGAACATGCTTTGTGTTAAATCCTAAAAACAAAAACATGACTGAAAAACATGGAAGTGGTTGTGTATTATCATCAGCTATAACAGCATATTTATCTCAAGGTTTTCCGTTATTAAAATCCTGTTATAGAGGAAAGCGGTACATAGAAAAAGTGCTAAGTTCTAACACCTCGCTTTTGGGGTATCATAAATTCTAA
- a CDS encoding thiamine phosphate synthase: protein MTTLQYISQGESPQEHLQHIGEACEAGVRWVQLRLKDMDPATVLNTALKCREICDQYAAVMIVNDSVSIAKASQADGVHLGLEDMNPKEARTILGDNFIIGGTANTLQDCIKHKEDGVDYIGLGPFRHTNTKKKLSPVLGLEGYQKIISELNDDNTPIVAIGGVEQNDIGQILDTGVNGIAVSGMLTKQDDLEERIKNIKKLMAITES from the coding sequence ATGACTACACTACAATATATCTCTCAAGGCGAATCTCCACAAGAACATTTACAACATATTGGGGAAGCATGTGAAGCTGGTGTTCGATGGGTACAATTACGTTTAAAGGATATGGATCCTGCTACGGTATTAAATACAGCTTTAAAATGTAGAGAAATCTGTGATCAATATGCAGCTGTTATGATTGTTAATGATAGCGTAAGCATAGCAAAAGCTTCTCAAGCTGATGGTGTGCATTTGGGATTAGAAGATATGAATCCTAAAGAGGCAAGAACTATTTTAGGAGATAATTTTATTATCGGAGGTACCGCTAATACATTACAAGATTGTATAAAACATAAGGAAGATGGAGTGGATTATATAGGATTAGGACCTTTTAGACATACCAATACCAAAAAAAAGTTAAGTCCAGTATTAGGATTAGAAGGATATCAAAAAATTATTTCAGAATTGAATGATGATAATACTCCAATAGTCGCAATTGGAGGTGTTGAGCAGAATGACATAGGTCAAATTTTAGATACTGGAGTAAATGGAATTGCTGTCTCGGGAATGCTTACAAAGCAAGATGATTTAGAAGAAAGAATAAAAAACATAAAAAAACTAATGGCTATAACCGAAAGCTAA
- a CDS encoding thiazole synthase — protein sequence MDTLKIADKEFSSRLFTGTGKFSSSNQMREALIVSESELITVALKRVDVTNEEDDILTHLDHPRINLLPNTSGVRDAKEAVFASQLAREALETNWIKLEIHPDPKYLLPDAIETLKAAEELVRLGFVVMPYIHADPVLCKRLEEVGAQCVMPLGAPIGSNKGLKTLDFLEIIIDQSNVPVIVDAGIGSPSHAAHAMEIGADAVLVNTAIAVSEDPVAMAKAFKMSVEAGRLAYKAKLAPIKKHAEASSPLTSFLNE from the coding sequence ATGGATACATTAAAAATTGCAGACAAAGAGTTTTCGTCTAGGTTGTTTACTGGAACAGGAAAATTTAGTTCGTCGAATCAGATGAGAGAAGCATTAATAGTTTCTGAAAGTGAGTTGATAACGGTGGCACTTAAAAGAGTTGATGTTACAAATGAAGAAGATGATATACTGACTCATTTAGATCATCCAAGAATTAATTTACTACCAAATACTTCTGGAGTTAGAGATGCTAAAGAAGCTGTTTTTGCTTCTCAATTGGCAAGAGAAGCTCTAGAGACTAATTGGATTAAATTAGAGATTCATCCAGATCCAAAATATTTATTGCCAGATGCTATTGAAACATTAAAAGCGGCAGAAGAGCTGGTAAGACTTGGTTTTGTTGTGATGCCTTATATACATGCAGATCCTGTTTTATGTAAGCGATTAGAAGAAGTAGGTGCGCAATGTGTGATGCCCTTAGGAGCGCCAATAGGAAGTAATAAAGGGTTAAAGACATTGGATTTTTTAGAAATAATTATAGATCAAAGTAATGTTCCTGTAATAGTAGATGCCGGTATAGGTAGTCCATCTCACGCAGCTCATGCAATGGAAATCGGTGCTGATGCGGTCTTAGTAAATACAGCTATTGCTGTTTCGGAAGACCCAGTAGCAATGGCTAAAGCTTTTAAAATGTCGGTTGAAGCAGGTAGGTTGGCATATAAAGCTAAATTGGCTCCTATCAAAAAACACGCGGAAGCAAGTAGTCCTTTAACAAGTTTTTTGAATGAGTAA
- the thiH gene encoding 2-iminoacetate synthase ThiH, with the protein MSNFKNIFDQYNWDSVLSDILRKTERDVQKALDTSNRNIEDFKALISPAAKPYLEQMAQLSYQVTKKRFGNTIQMYAPMYLSNECQNICTYCGFSMTNKIPRRTLTNEEILKEVAFLKSKGYDHILLVTGEANKTVGVDYIDNAIKLIHSQFANITIEVQPLDQKDYELLIDSGLYAVLVYQETYHKGEYKKHHPKGRKSNFDYRLETPDRLGRAGIHKIGLGALFGLEDWRADSFFTALHLQYLQKTYWKTKYSISFPRLRPHSGGLEPKVEMTDADLVQLICAFRLLDEDVELSMSTRESEVFRENIVNLGITSISAESKTNPGGYAVEPQSLEQFEISDERSTEEVVKMLKSKGLEVVWKDWAHNWK; encoded by the coding sequence ATGAGTAATTTCAAAAATATATTTGATCAATATAATTGGGACTCTGTCTTATCTGATATTCTTAGGAAAACTGAACGGGATGTTCAGAAAGCTTTAGATACAAGTAATAGGAATATTGAGGATTTTAAGGCTTTAATTTCTCCAGCGGCTAAACCATATTTGGAGCAAATGGCACAATTGAGCTATCAGGTTACAAAGAAACGGTTCGGAAATACGATACAGATGTATGCCCCCATGTATCTAAGTAATGAATGTCAAAATATTTGCACATATTGTGGTTTTAGTATGACTAATAAAATTCCTCGCAGAACTTTAACCAATGAGGAAATACTTAAAGAAGTAGCTTTTTTGAAATCCAAAGGCTATGATCACATTCTTTTAGTTACTGGAGAAGCCAATAAAACCGTTGGAGTTGATTATATTGATAATGCAATTAAATTAATACATTCTCAATTTGCTAATATCACTATAGAAGTACAACCATTAGATCAAAAAGATTATGAGTTATTGATTGATAGTGGTTTATATGCGGTTTTAGTATATCAAGAAACATATCATAAAGGAGAGTATAAAAAACATCATCCGAAAGGAAGAAAATCAAATTTTGATTATCGATTAGAGACTCCAGATAGATTGGGACGCGCAGGAATTCATAAAATAGGTCTAGGTGCTTTATTTGGTTTAGAAGATTGGAGAGCTGATAGTTTTTTTACTGCTTTACATCTGCAGTATTTACAGAAGACGTATTGGAAGACCAAATATTCTATATCATTTCCCAGGTTGAGACCTCATAGTGGCGGATTAGAACCAAAAGTTGAAATGACAGATGCTGATTTAGTACAGTTAATCTGTGCATTCCGTTTATTGGATGAGGATGTCGAGTTGTCTATGTCCACCAGAGAAAGTGAAGTTTTTCGAGAAAACATTGTGAATCTAGGGATTACTTCTATTAGTGCAGAATCAAAGACAAATCCAGGAGGCTATGCTGTGGAACCTCAATCATTAGAACAGTTTGAAATTTCTGATGAACGTTCTACAGAAGAAGTAGTAAAGATGTTAAAGTCTAAAGGTTTGGAAGTAGTTTGGAAGGATTGGGCTCATAATTGGAAATAA
- the moeB gene encoding molybdopterin-synthase adenylyltransferase MoeB: MLDKEEKIQYSRHILLNEIGLEGQEKLKSAKVLVIGAGGLGCPILQYLTAVGIGTIGIVDYDVVDQTNLQRQVLYTIDDVGKSKAKVASEKLSRLNSFVFFKVYEEKLDKDNALELFSEYDIIVDGSDNFPTRYLVNDACVITDKPLVFGSIFKFQGQVSVLNYENGPTYRCLFPNPPEPGAVPNCSDIGVLGVLPGIIGSLQANEVIKIIVGIGKVLKGKLLYFDALTLQQQILSFNKNESIQVDQLVNDYDFFCGIKPHTFEEISAAELKKNLENYQILDVRSQKEFEHFNIGGIHIPLDTISTRTSELNNKKSIIVCCQSGLRSKKAIEIINDFRDDLHLLNLKDGLSTY, encoded by the coding sequence ATGCTAGATAAAGAAGAGAAAATACAATATAGCCGTCATATTTTATTAAATGAGATAGGTTTAGAAGGCCAAGAAAAATTAAAGTCAGCTAAGGTTTTAGTGATTGGTGCAGGTGGATTGGGCTGCCCGATTTTACAATATCTAACTGCCGTTGGTATTGGTACTATTGGGATTGTAGATTACGACGTTGTTGATCAAACAAATCTTCAAAGACAAGTTTTATATACGATAGATGATGTCGGAAAATCAAAGGCTAAGGTAGCTTCAGAAAAATTATCAAGACTAAATTCTTTTGTGTTTTTTAAAGTATATGAAGAGAAATTAGATAAGGATAATGCATTAGAACTTTTTTCTGAATATGATATTATCGTAGACGGAAGCGATAATTTTCCAACTCGTTATTTAGTAAACGACGCGTGTGTGATCACTGATAAACCATTAGTATTTGGCTCTATATTTAAATTTCAAGGACAAGTGTCTGTATTAAATTATGAAAATGGTCCTACATATCGATGTTTGTTTCCTAATCCTCCAGAACCTGGTGCTGTTCCTAATTGTTCTGATATAGGAGTATTGGGAGTATTACCTGGGATTATTGGTAGTCTTCAGGCAAATGAAGTGATTAAGATAATAGTAGGAATAGGTAAAGTTTTGAAAGGGAAGTTACTTTATTTTGATGCGCTTACTTTACAACAGCAAATTTTAAGTTTTAATAAAAATGAAAGTATCCAAGTGGATCAATTAGTAAATGACTATGATTTTTTCTGCGGGATTAAACCACATACTTTCGAGGAAATTTCTGCTGCCGAACTAAAGAAAAATTTAGAAAATTATCAAATTCTAGATGTTAGGTCTCAAAAAGAATTTGAGCATTTTAATATTGGAGGTATTCATATCCCTTTAGATACGATATCCACCAGAACTTCTGAGCTAAACAATAAAAAATCAATTATAGTTTGCTGTCAGTCCGGTTTACGTAGTAAGAAAGCGATCGAAATTATTAATGATTTTAGAGATGACCTTCATTTACTTAATCTAAAAGATGGTTTGTCTACCTATTAA
- the greA gene encoding transcription elongation factor GreA, producing MSKVSYYTAEGLKKLRDELNNLKDIERPKASQAIAEARDKGDLSENAEYDAAKEAQGLLEMRISKLEETLSGARLIDESQLDTSKALIHSTVKIKNQTNGAQMTYKLVAQSEADLKTGKISVDSPIGKGLLGKSVGEVAEIQVPNGIMKFDVVEITRE from the coding sequence ATGAGCAAAGTATCTTATTACACTGCAGAAGGGCTAAAAAAGTTAAGAGACGAATTAAATAACCTTAAAGATATAGAGAGACCAAAGGCATCACAGGCTATTGCAGAAGCTCGTGATAAAGGTGATTTAAGTGAAAATGCTGAGTATGACGCGGCAAAAGAAGCACAAGGATTGTTAGAGATGAGAATTTCTAAATTAGAAGAAACATTATCCGGAGCGCGCTTAATAGATGAATCTCAATTAGACACTTCAAAAGCACTAATACATTCTACGGTTAAAATTAAAAACCAAACGAATGGTGCACAAATGACTTATAAGTTAGTTGCACAGAGTGAGGCTGATCTTAAAACAGGTAAAATATCTGTTGATTCACCTATTGGAAAAGGTCTTTTAGGAAAAAGTGTTGGAGAAGTAGCAGAAATTCAGGTTCCTAATGGGATTATGAAATTTGATGTTGTTGAAATTACACGAGAGTAA
- a CDS encoding HIT family protein, with protein sequence MSTLFTKIINGEIPSYKVAEDEHFYAFLDINPNAKGHTLCIPKKEENKIFDLDEETYIELMRFSRKVAKAIEKSVVCKRVGVAVVGLEVPHVHVHLIPINEMKEMTFQSKVSMTTNEFELLAEKIQSNL encoded by the coding sequence ATGTCTACCCTGTTCACTAAGATTATTAATGGCGAAATACCTTCTTATAAAGTTGCTGAAGATGAGCATTTTTATGCTTTTTTGGATATAAATCCCAATGCCAAAGGACATACTTTATGTATTCCTAAAAAAGAAGAAAACAAAATATTTGATCTCGATGAAGAAACTTATATCGAATTAATGCGTTTTTCTCGCAAAGTAGCTAAGGCAATTGAAAAATCAGTTGTTTGTAAGAGAGTTGGTGTTGCAGTAGTAGGCCTAGAAGTACCCCATGTGCACGTTCATTTAATACCAATTAATGAAATGAAAGAAATGACTTTTCAATCAAAAGTATCAATGACTACAAATGAATTTGAACTGTTAGCCGAAAAGATTCAATCGAATTTATAA
- a CDS encoding thioesterase family protein produces MSTTSEFKLSLQLRIDWSEMDTYQHVNNVNFMKYMQSARVQFWEVSGLAKLHAETKKGPMLVSTKCDFKNPLFFPGNVLIKTRVAFIKNSSFGLYHELYNDNEVLCAIGNDVAVCFDFSIDKTFSIPDELREVMSQYV; encoded by the coding sequence ATGAGTACTACTTCAGAATTTAAATTGTCACTACAATTAAGAATTGATTGGAGTGAAATGGATACGTATCAGCATGTAAATAATGTGAATTTCATGAAGTATATGCAAAGTGCTCGTGTTCAGTTTTGGGAAGTTTCTGGATTGGCCAAATTACATGCCGAAACTAAGAAAGGACCAATGCTTGTTTCTACAAAATGTGATTTTAAAAATCCTCTTTTCTTTCCTGGAAATGTATTGATTAAAACCAGAGTAGCGTTTATAAAAAACTCTAGTTTTGGATTGTATCATGAACTTTATAACGATAATGAAGTATTATGTGCTATAGGTAATGATGTAGCAGTTTGTTTTGATTTTAGTATAGATAAGACTTTTAGTATCCCGGATGAATTACGGGAAGTAATGAGTCAGTATGTGTAA
- a CDS encoding HAMP domain-containing sensor histidine kinase, with amino-acid sequence MNFSDERNLASYFIIFAVLVITGLVLWNTSIFLQRLKKDENIKMQVWAQSFKALSSSGIDGSSDFSLDEYLELSNLINRTNTTIPTIITNSESELIKSPSGEINIASTTLNLPDNVTEEELVDYLERMKSENEPIVLDLKGTVQYVYYGNSSILNKLKYYPIAIALIIFLLIGVIYFFFTTSKASEQNKLWAGMAKETAHQIGTPLSSLVGWNEILKVEHVNPEYIVEIEKDISRLKVITERFSKIGSIPKLEEVDIVQETSEAYTYLQSRSSKLINFSINLLEKPIPVHLNSQLYSWTIENLVKNAIDAMRGKGDLNIDLSQDSKRVYIRITDTGKGIPKSKFTKIFEPGYTSKTRGWGLGLSLAKRIIEDYHSGKIRVLRSEIGKGTTFQITLSKSDTAIIT; translated from the coding sequence ATGAATTTTTCTGATGAACGTAATCTAGCTAGTTACTTTATAATATTTGCAGTTCTTGTTATTACAGGTCTAGTCTTATGGAATACGTCCATATTTCTGCAACGATTAAAAAAGGATGAAAATATTAAAATGCAAGTTTGGGCACAATCATTTAAAGCCTTAAGTAGTTCTGGAATAGATGGATCTAGTGATTTTAGCCTAGACGAATATTTAGAATTATCTAACCTTATTAATCGTACCAATACTACTATTCCAACAATAATTACAAATTCTGAAAGTGAGTTAATCAAAAGTCCATCAGGAGAAATAAACATAGCGAGCACAACGCTTAATTTACCTGATAATGTTACCGAAGAAGAACTGGTTGATTATTTAGAACGTATGAAATCTGAAAATGAACCGATAGTACTAGATCTTAAAGGAACAGTGCAATATGTATATTATGGAAATTCTTCTATTCTAAATAAATTAAAATATTACCCAATAGCAATTGCCCTGATCATCTTTCTTTTGATTGGTGTTATTTATTTTTTCTTTACTACTTCTAAAGCTAGTGAACAAAATAAGCTCTGGGCTGGCATGGCTAAAGAAACCGCTCATCAAATTGGGACACCTCTTTCTTCTTTAGTTGGATGGAATGAAATTTTAAAAGTAGAACACGTTAATCCAGAATATATCGTAGAAATAGAAAAAGATATTTCTAGATTAAAAGTTATTACCGAGCGTTTTTCTAAAATCGGGTCTATTCCTAAATTAGAAGAAGTAGACATTGTACAAGAAACAAGTGAGGCATACACTTATTTACAATCTCGAAGTTCTAAGTTGATTAATTTTTCAATTAATTTACTTGAAAAACCTATTCCAGTTCATTTAAATTCTCAGTTGTATAGCTGGACTATTGAAAATTTAGTTAAAAATGCTATTGATGCAATGCGTGGTAAAGGAGATTTAAATATTGATTTATCCCAAGACTCCAAACGTGTATATATTAGAATTACGGATACTGGAAAAGGAATTCCTAAAAGTAAGTTTACTAAAATATTCGAACCTGGTTATACCTCTAAAACTAGAGGTTGGGGGCTTGGTCTTTCGCTAGCTAAAAGAATTATTGAGGATTATCACTCTGGTAAAATTAGAGTTTTAAGATCGGAAATAGGCAAGGGCACTACTTTTCAGATTACATTAAGTAAATCTGATACTGCTATTATAACATAA
- a CDS encoding flavin reductase family protein produces MIRIDPSEVSTGKLHGMMLGAIGPRPIAFASTIDEAGNPNLSPFSFFNVFSANPPILIFSPARRVRDNSTKHTLENSIATKEVVINIVNYDIVQQMSLSSTEYPDGVNEFDKAGLTMLPSEKIKSFRVAEAPVQFECKVNEIVSLGSEGGAGNLVICEVLLMHVKKDILDSDGKIDQHKIDQVARMGGNWYTRANMGMFEVPKPLSTIGIGIDALPDNVKNSTVFTGNDLGKLGNVERIPANIEVQDFVNNNSDIKDKIQDANLIEIHKFAQQYLDMDDINTAWNILAAIQ; encoded by the coding sequence ATGATACGTATAGATCCTTCAGAAGTTTCCACAGGTAAATTACATGGAATGATGCTTGGAGCAATTGGTCCTAGACCTATCGCTTTTGCAAGTACAATAGATGAAGCAGGTAACCCTAACCTCTCACCTTTTAGTTTTTTTAATGTTTTTAGCGCTAATCCTCCAATTCTTATTTTTTCACCTGCAAGAAGAGTTAGAGATAATTCTACTAAGCATACTTTAGAGAATAGCATAGCTACAAAGGAAGTGGTTATCAATATTGTTAATTATGATATTGTTCAGCAAATGTCATTATCAAGCACAGAATATCCAGATGGAGTAAATGAGTTTGATAAAGCTGGTTTAACGATGTTGCCATCCGAAAAGATAAAATCATTTAGAGTAGCAGAAGCTCCTGTTCAGTTTGAGTGTAAAGTGAATGAGATAGTTTCTTTGGGTAGTGAAGGAGGTGCTGGGAATCTTGTTATTTGTGAAGTATTATTAATGCACGTGAAAAAAGACATACTTGATAGTGATGGTAAAATTGATCAACACAAAATTGATCAAGTTGCTCGTATGGGTGGTAATTGGTATACAAGAGCTAATATGGGTATGTTTGAGGTTCCAAAACCACTAAGTACAATCGGCATAGGTATAGATGCTTTGCCCGATAATGTAAAAAATAGTACTGTGTTTACTGGAAACGATTTAGGAAAATTAGGTAATGTAGAAAGAATACCTGCAAATATTGAGGTTCAAGATTTTGTTAATAACAATAGTGATATTAAGGATAAAATTCAGGATGCTAACCTAATAGAAATTCATAAATTTGCACAGCAGTATTTGGATATGGATGATATTAATACTGCCTGGAATATTTTAGCAGCAATACAATAA
- a CDS encoding DUF3127 domain-containing protein: MEVQGKVKMVGETQTFGNNGFRKREIVVTTEEQYPQHIMVEFVQDKCDLLNSFQVGQDVKISINLRGREWVNPQGETKYFNSIQGWRIENLQAAAPSGSAPMPPADAFEPATNLKEEDHDDLPF, translated from the coding sequence ATGGAAGTACAAGGTAAAGTAAAGATGGTCGGTGAGACACAAACTTTTGGGAACAATGGTTTCAGAAAGCGTGAGATAGTGGTTACTACAGAAGAACAATATCCGCAACATATAATGGTAGAGTTTGTTCAGGATAAATGTGATTTATTAAACAGCTTTCAGGTAGGTCAGGATGTAAAAATAAGTATCAATTTACGTGGTCGTGAATGGGTAAACCCTCAAGGAGAGACTAAGTATTTTAACTCAATCCAAGGATGGAGAATAGAAAACTTACAAGCAGCTGCTCCTTCTGGTTCAGCTCCTATGCCACCAGCAGATGCATTTGAACCTGCAACAAACCTTAAGGAAGAAGATCATGATGATTTACCATTCTAG
- the aat gene encoding leucyl/phenylalanyl-tRNA--protein transferase, translated as MYILNDSIDFPPVSAANKDGLLAIGGDLSIPRLLHAYYNGIFPWYDDDQPILWFSPDPRMILFPEDLKISKSMRKLIRNNSFEVTFNKNFESVIKNCATIDRTDQLGTWITSDMQEAYMMLHEMGYAISVEVWENSEIVGGLYGIWLEDKKLFCGESMFSKVSNASKYGFIKLIEFLQIKGLQLVDCQIHTDHLESLGAKEISRDAFMEYLK; from the coding sequence TTGTATATACTTAATGATTCCATAGATTTTCCACCCGTGTCTGCGGCTAATAAAGACGGGTTATTGGCGATAGGAGGAGATCTTTCTATCCCTAGATTGTTGCACGCATATTATAACGGTATTTTTCCTTGGTATGATGATGATCAACCAATTTTATGGTTTAGTCCTGATCCCAGAATGATTCTTTTTCCGGAAGATCTTAAGATTAGTAAAAGTATGAGAAAACTGATTCGAAATAATTCTTTCGAAGTTACTTTTAATAAAAATTTCGAAAGTGTAATTAAAAATTGTGCAACTATCGATCGTACGGATCAATTAGGTACTTGGATAACTTCTGATATGCAAGAGGCATACATGATGCTTCATGAGATGGGATACGCTATTTCTGTAGAGGTGTGGGAAAATTCAGAAATTGTAGGGGGTTTATATGGTATATGGTTAGAAGACAAAAAATTATTTTGTGGAGAGAGTATGTTTTCTAAAGTAAGTAATGCATCAAAATATGGGTTTATTAAGTTAATTGAGTTTTTACAGATAAAAGGATTGCAATTGGTAGATTGTCAGATTCACACTGATCATTTAGAAAGTTTAGGAGCAAAAGAAATCTCAAGAGATGCTTTTATGGAATATTTAAAGTAG
- the upp gene encoding uracil phosphoribosyltransferase, whose amino-acid sequence MIIHNLETENSILNQFISEIRDQVVQKDRMRFRKNIERIGEVLGYELSKTLEYTTKSVQTPLGNREISEPEKALVLCSILRAGLPLHQGLLNYFDTAENAFISAYRDHSDNTDDFDVIVNYLASPSLENKTLLLADPMLATGKTLENTINAMKSHGKPKQIHIISVIGSRKGVEYIKDVFPKNTHLWIAAIDEELNSKGYIIPGLGDSGDLSYGTKL is encoded by the coding sequence ATGATTATTCACAATCTTGAAACTGAAAATTCTATTTTAAATCAATTTATTAGTGAAATTAGGGATCAAGTGGTTCAAAAAGATAGGATGCGTTTTAGAAAAAATATAGAACGTATAGGAGAAGTTTTAGGTTATGAATTAAGTAAAACTTTAGAATACACTACAAAGAGTGTTCAAACACCACTAGGCAATAGAGAAATTTCTGAACCAGAAAAAGCATTGGTTTTGTGTTCTATTTTACGAGCAGGTTTGCCCCTACATCAGGGACTGCTTAATTATTTTGATACTGCAGAGAATGCATTTATATCTGCTTATAGAGATCATTCTGATAATACTGATGATTTTGATGTAATTGTTAATTATCTGGCATCTCCTTCTTTAGAAAATAAAACATTGTTATTGGCGGATCCTATGCTTGCCACAGGAAAAACGTTAGAGAACACTATAAATGCTATGAAAAGTCATGGAAAACCAAAGCAAATTCATATCATATCTGTTATTGGCTCTCGTAAAGGTGTAGAATATATTAAGGATGTTTTTCCAAAAAATACGCATCTTTGGATCGCTGCCATAGATGAAGAATTAAATAGTAAAGGTTATATTATTCCTGGATTAGGAGATTCTGGGGATTTATCATATGGAACAAAATTATAA
- a CDS encoding ACT domain-containing protein translates to MTGEKNLTNLIQKMTPELQPGVYVFTTVKATDLIERKDIICEFKEQEGITLVLKRETADNLNLKYEFIASWITLKIHSSLDAVGLTAIFSKELAANEISCNVIAGYFHDHIFVNTEDAEKTIEVLKRLSQNYPNK, encoded by the coding sequence ATGACCGGCGAAAAGAATTTAACTAACCTAATTCAAAAAATGACTCCAGAACTACAACCTGGAGTGTATGTATTTACTACAGTAAAAGCGACAGATTTAATCGAAAGAAAAGATATTATCTGTGAGTTCAAAGAACAAGAAGGGATTACACTCGTTCTAAAACGCGAAACAGCTGATAATCTGAACTTAAAATACGAATTTATTGCCTCTTGGATAACACTAAAAATTCATTCTTCTCTTGATGCAGTTGGGCTTACTGCAATTTTTTCTAAAGAATTAGCAGCTAATGAAATAAGTTGCAACGTTATTGCAGGTTATTTTCATGATCATATTTTCGTTAACACGGAGGATGCAGAAAAAACAATTGAGGTTCTTAAAAGATTATCGCAAAATTATCCGAACAAGTAG
- a CDS encoding DNA-3-methyladenine glycosylase I, with amino-acid sequence MEKHRCGWCVGDSLYESYHDNEWGVPLHDERLLFEFLVLETFQAGLSWITILKKRENFRVAFDNFDYKIVAQYNESKKEELLQNAGIIRNKLKVNSAITNAQNFMKIQEEFGSFDSYIWGFIDNKTIVNKWKHHKECPATTEISDIISKDLKKRGFKFVGSTVIYAFMQAIGMVNDHTVDCFRYNEV; translated from the coding sequence ATGGAAAAGCATAGATGTGGATGGTGTGTGGGAGATTCTTTATATGAATCCTATCACGATAATGAATGGGGAGTTCCTCTACACGATGAGCGTCTTCTATTTGAGTTTCTTGTTTTAGAGACATTTCAAGCTGGATTAAGCTGGATTACTATTCTTAAAAAACGAGAAAATTTTAGAGTTGCTTTTGACAACTTTGATTATAAAATAGTAGCGCAATATAATGAATCCAAGAAAGAAGAATTACTTCAAAATGCTGGTATTATTAGAAATAAACTAAAAGTAAATTCCGCAATTACTAATGCTCAAAATTTCATGAAAATCCAAGAAGAGTTCGGAAGTTTTGACTCTTATATTTGGGGGTTTATAGACAACAAAACTATTGTAAATAAATGGAAACATCATAAAGAGTGTCCTGCTACCACAGAAATTTCTGATATTATTAGTAAGGACTTAAAAAAACGTGGTTTCAAGTTTGTTGGATCAACTGTTATTTATGCATTTATGCAAGCTATCGGAATGGTAAATGATCACACTGTAGATTGTTTTAGATACAATGAAGTTTAA